In Methanobacterium sp., the following proteins share a genomic window:
- a CDS encoding GAF domain-containing protein encodes MKTHFNDLSGTIGFKTMLKEFIKLDSAHEDETFINQIVNISNSYSLKEISDMVHTEARKLTKSEFCYVAYVDPENKDSVGISFTHMTGECEKYEKMGEARFKVQKDGSYGGLLGYSLDTGKSFYVQNIASHPAAHGMPPGHVSVEQFLSVPVIYKEKILGQIVLGNPEEDYNNEHLKIAEKIADFYAFILHEYL; translated from the coding sequence ATGAAAACACACTTTAATGATTTATCTGGAACCATTGGTTTTAAAACCATGCTTAAAGAATTTATTAAGTTAGATTCAGCCCATGAAGATGAAACTTTTATTAACCAGATTGTAAATATATCAAATAGTTATTCACTTAAAGAAATTTCAGATATGGTGCATACAGAAGCAAGAAAACTTACAAAAAGTGAATTTTGTTATGTAGCATATGTTGATCCTGAAAACAAAGACAGTGTTGGAATATCATTCACGCACATGACTGGAGAATGTGAAAAATATGAAAAAATGGGAGAAGCACGTTTCAAGGTCCAAAAGGACGGTAGCTACGGCGGACTTCTCGGATACTCTCTGGATACAGGAAAATCATTCTATGTTCAAAACATTGCCTCTCACCCTGCAGCTCACGGCATGCCGCCAGGCCATGTATCTGTAGAGCAGTTCCTTTCAGTTCCTGTTATTTATAAAGAAAAAATATTAGGCCAGATTGTTCTTGGAAACCCTGAAGAAGATTACAATAATGAACACCTGAAAATAGCAGAGAAAATAGCTGATTTCTATGCATTTATTCTTCATGAATATCTTTAA
- a CDS encoding MFS transporter, translating into MNLERKWRILLSLAIGTIMVPINASIVNISLPTITVFFSTNITVSEWVITAYLINLLGFVLFFGRLGDSYGHERIYMAGLLSFMATSFLCSLATSIELLILFRALQGIAAALMISVSMGIVKEAFPHKQTGKALGIYAVAIAAGLAIGPMIGGILQSLFNWQTIFLVNVPIGIISFLMCYKILERGETKKVKWDISGTLLQYICLFSTVYLLNSIQSLKIDILTMVIAAVAITTFILFLWNEKNVEHPLLDIEMFKNRSFSAFSLSLFLNYISMYMILFIMPFYLQKVLKFDPAMIGVILTINPAIMMILAPVSGILSDRFGSRLLAIIGALISAAAFYSMTYLTIFSGVFDVLWRLALLGMGAAIFQAPNNRAIMNIIPDKNQGVASSIIVTMRNLGMVFGVCIAGILLSSTINPALLEQNVLYNLNAYNFTIGMRLVVLLGAVLSILIFILSPVGIYRKKIAETREMIEESDIIPAPQDIIEESKEIIDDSELLKYSKDLIKESELVRYSKEIIESSESLQKRKEVLKKHYKEIGLLSFKNKNK; encoded by the coding sequence TTGAATCTGGAAAGAAAGTGGAGGATACTTTTATCTCTTGCCATTGGAACTATAATGGTACCTATAAATGCCAGTATAGTTAATATTTCGCTTCCAACTATTACAGTTTTCTTTTCTACAAATATTACAGTCTCAGAATGGGTAATAACTGCATATCTAATCAATTTATTGGGATTTGTTTTATTCTTTGGTCGGCTGGGTGATTCTTACGGTCATGAAAGAATTTATATGGCCGGGCTTTTGAGTTTCATGGCCACATCATTTTTATGCAGTTTAGCCACATCAATAGAGCTATTAATTCTTTTTAGAGCACTACAGGGAATAGCAGCTGCTTTAATGATATCTGTTTCCATGGGTATTGTTAAGGAAGCATTTCCACATAAACAAACTGGAAAAGCGCTTGGAATATATGCTGTTGCAATAGCCGCAGGATTAGCCATAGGTCCAATGATAGGCGGGATATTACAGAGCCTGTTTAACTGGCAAACCATCTTTCTGGTTAATGTACCAATTGGAATTATAAGTTTTTTAATGTGTTATAAAATCCTGGAAAGAGGTGAAACCAAAAAAGTTAAATGGGATATTTCAGGTACCTTATTGCAGTATATATGTCTTTTTTCCACAGTATATTTATTAAACAGTATTCAAAGTTTAAAAATAGACATCCTAACCATGGTAATCGCCGCTGTTGCAATAACAACGTTTATTTTATTTTTATGGAATGAAAAAAATGTTGAACATCCTCTTCTGGATATAGAAATGTTTAAAAATAGATCTTTTTCTGCGTTCAGCCTCAGCCTATTTCTTAATTACATCAGCATGTACATGATCCTTTTTATAATGCCTTTCTACCTTCAAAAAGTTTTAAAATTTGATCCAGCAATGATTGGGGTAATTTTAACCATAAATCCTGCAATTATGATGATTTTAGCCCCAGTAAGTGGAATTCTTTCAGACAGATTTGGATCCAGACTCCTGGCTATTATTGGGGCATTAATAAGCGCTGCAGCATTTTATTCCATGACCTATTTAACCATATTTTCTGGAGTATTTGATGTGCTCTGGAGACTTGCTTTACTGGGAATGGGTGCAGCAATCTTCCAGGCGCCTAATAATCGGGCAATAATGAATATTATACCAGATAAAAATCAAGGAGTAGCATCGAGCATCATTGTGACTATGAGAAATCTGGGAATGGTTTTTGGAGTATGTATTGCAGGTATATTATTATCCAGTACTATAAATCCTGCTCTTTTAGAGCAAAATGTGCTTTATAATTTGAATGCTTATAATTTTACCATAGGAATGCGCCTGGTTGTTCTTTTAGGTGCTGTTTTAAGTATTCTTATTTTTATTCTCTCTCCGGTTGGTATTTACCGCAAAAAAATTGCAGAAACCAGAGAAATGATTGAGGAATCAGACATAATTCCCGCACCACAGGATATAATTGAGGAGTCGAAGGAGATCATTGATGACTCAGAATTATTAAAATATTCTAAAGATCTTATTAAAGAATCAGAGCTTGTAAGATATTCAAAAGAAATAATTGAATCTTCAGAATCACTCCAAAAACGTAAAGAAGTTCTTAAAAAGCACTACAAAGAAATTGGTTTATTGAGTTTCAAAAACAAAAATAAATGA
- a CDS encoding peptidylprolyl isomerase: MKKAIIETDKGNIELVLFDKEAPNTVANFEKLAKEGFYDGLTFHRVIPNFVIQGGCPRGNGTGGPGYTIKCEINPHKHGTGALSMAHAGKDTGGSQFFITHSPQPHLDGVHTVFGKVVKGMDVVNRIQANDVMNKVTVFDE, from the coding sequence ATGAAAAAAGCAATAATTGAAACTGATAAAGGAAATATAGAACTGGTATTATTTGATAAAGAAGCGCCAAACACAGTGGCTAACTTTGAAAAACTTGCAAAAGAAGGATTTTATGATGGATTAACTTTCCACAGAGTTATCCCTAATTTCGTGATTCAGGGAGGATGTCCAAGAGGTAACGGTACAGGCGGGCCAGGATACACCATAAAATGTGAAATAAACCCACATAAACACGGGACTGGAGCGCTTTCAATGGCCCATGCTGGTAAAGACACTGGGGGAAGCCAGTTTTTCATAACACATTCACCACAGCCCCACCTTGACGGAGTACACACTGTCTTTGGTAAAGTTGTTAAAGGAATGGATGTTGTAAACAGGATCCAGGCTAATGATGTGATGAACAAGGTCACAGTTTTTGATGAATAA